In the Parashewanella tropica genome, GCACTCTCCCGTGGAAAATGACGCAGCAGCCGACATAATGGGTGTATCCAACCCTAAGGGAAGCTGTTTGGCTTTCTCGTCCATTTTAACCGTTTCTAACACATCCCAAAGCTTGCGATCTGAAATATTTTCTTGAGTAAAAAGCGACAAATTATCTTTTAATGAGCCAACAAATAAACGAGACTCTTGTCCTAAATAGGAAAATAGGCTTTTTCTTTCAGGCTCAGTTAGTAAATGAGAGGCTACACCTGCGATCCTTATCTCTCCAGAATAAGGACGCTCACTACCTAAAATACAGCGGATCAGAGTACTTTTTCCTGCTCCTGACGCTCCTCTAATATCAATAATTGAGTGAGGTAAAAATTCAGCTGAAAAATTCTCACCGTCTTTAAAGTGGCAATCGTGGGGAAGTTTTAACTGCTCAAACCTTACAGTCAAAGCCGTCAGTCTAAGCGTCTCTGGCTCAATGGCTTCGCACATAGGCGTCATAAGCTGCTGTATACTTTTGATGTCATTATTGAGACTTCTTTTTAAATCAAAAATAATCACTATTTTTGGGAAAGAGCGGAATACAGTATTAACCAAATACAAAATCATATATGCACTGCTGATACTTAGGCTGTAGCCTTTTAAATCATCACTCACTAAATGGGCACTCACCAACATAGCCACACTTAACGCTAACCCTTGGAAAAAGTGTTGATGGTATAAGCTGCTTTGAGTATGTTCGCTCAGTTCTCTACTACTGGCTAAATAATCAACATGCTGTTGCTGATATTGGGCAATAGCTGTATTAATTCGCTGATAGTAAAGATCGGGCTTTATATTTTGAACAAACTTATTCAATGCTTGTTGACTTGAAATAAGTTGCTGTTGAGTTTGCTCTTTTAGTGAAGTGATTTGTTCCCTGTTCTTGATGCTTATTATTGCCGCTACAAATGTCAAAATGATTGGCACAAGTACTAACCAAATTGGGGCTCGTGAAAAGATTGACATAGCCAAAGGAACTAATGCAACACAGCTTCCCAACATCTGCCGATATGAAATATTTAATTGTGCAAGGTGTTGGGCGCTACGACAGAGTTGTGCGATTTCACTCTGCTTATCTACCGGTAAAGACCAGAGCATTGACAGCCTAAGATAGGTTAGTCTTTCTTGAGAAACAGAATCAATCCAACTCTGCGCTCTTTGCATCAAATATTTACCAAAGATAAAGCTAATAATTACCGCGAAGATAAGAAAACCCACATTGAAATAAGTCATTACTGACTGCGTGGGCACAATATACTTTAATGTATCCATACCTGACATAAACAGCATACTTACCATCAAACTTACCGCAAAATTGAGCTTCATAAATTGCGACAAAAAGCTCTGTATTGGAGCATTGATGTAATCCGCTAACGATTCAGCTTTAACCTCTTTATGCCATGAAAAAGTATCTATCAGTAGATGAAAGCTTTGGAGTTGATTAAGCAGATCATCGGTATTGCTAACACTGAACTCTTCCCCAGTATTTAATACTAAAACGTGGGTAGAGGATAAACTCAGTATTTTCGCCGTTGAGCGGATTAACACAGGCCCAAAAGATTTATGCACCCCAAACAAAAGCGGCGCATTCATTAGTTCTATAGATTCAAATTCACAGGTAGTAGATACAAAACCTAATTTTTTAAAAGTAGAAAGCCACGGCTTGTCCGTTTTGCCGATTGGCAACGACAACCTAGATTTCGATGACCAATCAATGTATGCAACAGGCTCAATAAAATGTTGCAAACGTTTTAAGTTAAGAGAGTGGTGATTACTCTCCATAAACGGTTCCAATTGCTGGCCAAAAAACCCAAGATTGTAGAGGGCACATCAGCAGCTGATTTGAGTTATTTGCAGGCTCAATCAAAAGCTGATCATCATCAACATTGGCAATAAAATGGGTAATGCCGAGTTTTTCACTGATCTTTTCTGCAACACTGAGTCGACTTACTTCAATAGACTTTCCATTTTCCAAACTTAACTTTAACTTGTATTCTGAGCTATTACTGGCTTTCCCCTGAAAAACGCTTGGTGACATATCACCCAGATAAACAATTAAGGTGTTTTCTTTTGTTGAACGCTTTAACTGCTTGTACCAATTTGAACCACCATCAAATTGGATCAGCTCTACCTCAATCTTATAAAGGGTTCTTAAAAGATCTTTGATATAAACCAACCTAGGATCAGGTACGCTTTGCTGGTACATCATAATCACATTAGATGTACCACTTTTATGGTGAAACATACGAGTTAAACAGTAAAAAATAGAAAATACACTTTGATGGTGTACTGATTCAATAATCACTGAACCAGCATAATTTGGGATTTCATCAGGAAAACCAATGACTGATGTAATGTGGTTGAGATAAGCATCCGCTTGCGTCACACTCATTGTCGGCAAATAGAAGCGTTCAAAGTGATAATCCAAACAACTTAAGGCCGCTTTTTGGTCCTCAGATTTTGACAA is a window encoding:
- a CDS encoding ATP-binding cassette domain-containing protein — its product is MESNHHSLNLKRLQHFIEPVAYIDWSSKSRLSLPIGKTDKPWLSTFKKLGFVSTTCEFESIELMNAPLLFGVHKSFGPVLIRSTAKILSLSSTHVLVLNTGEEFSVSNTDDLLNQLQSFHLLIDTFSWHKEVKAESLADYINAPIQSFLSQFMKLNFAVSLMVSMLFMSGMDTLKYIVPTQSVMTYFNVGFLIFAVIISFIFGKYLMQRAQSWIDSVSQERLTYLRLSMLWSLPVDKQSEIAQLCRSAQHLAQLNISYRQMLGSCVALVPLAMSIFSRAPIWLVLVPIILTFVAAIISIKNREQITSLKEQTQQQLISSQQALNKFVQNIKPDLYYQRINTAIAQYQQQHVDYLASSRELSEHTQSSLYHQHFFQGLALSVAMLVSAHLVSDDLKGYSLSISSAYMILYLVNTVFRSFPKIVIIFDLKRSLNNDIKSIQQLMTPMCEAIEPETLRLTALTVRFEQLKLPHDCHFKDGENFSAEFLPHSIIDIRGASGAGKSTLIRCILGSERPYSGEIRIAGVASHLLTEPERKSLFSYLGQESRLFVGSLKDNLSLFTQENISDRKLWDVLETVKMDEKAKQLPLGLDTPIMSAAASFSTGECQRILLAQLLFKPSKILILDEALSGIPEQMELEILSELKSKYEYIIRVSHRVELQHIADEVIELGVTK